GACTGGGCAAAGCCCAGGTCGCGCAGCCGCTCGGTGCGGGCCCGTTCCATAAACTTGAGGTAATTGACGTAGTAGACGATGCCGCCGGCATCGGTGTCCTCGTAGTAAACACGACAACGATGGGCGAACGGCTGAACTCCGTTTTGCGCGCGCATACTCTAGTGCCAGCTCCTGCTCTTGCCAATCGGGTGCAGCAAGTATTTTTTCACGGGCCACCGTCCTCGAATAAGTCCGCTACCGGCGCCTCCCCCATCCGCTTCGGGGTATTCAGGCCGAAGTGCAGGTAGGCGTGACGGGTCACCACCCGCCCCCGCGGGGTGCGCATCATATAGCCCTGCTGGATCAGGTAGGGCTCCAGCACGTCCTCGATGGTGTGGCGCTCTTCACTGATCGCCGCCGCCAGGCTATCGACGCCGACCGGGCCGCCGTCGAACTTCTCGATCATGGTCAGCAGCAAGCGACGATCCTGGTGATCGAAGCCGCGCTCGTCGACGTCGAGCAGGTTGAGCGCCAGGTCGGCGATCTGCCGGGTGATCTCGCCCTTGCCCCGCACCTCGGCGAAGTCACGTACGCGGCGCAGCAGGCGGTTGGCGATACGCGGCGTACCGCGGGCGCGGCGGGCGATTTCGAAGGCGCCCTGGGCCTCGATCGGCAGGCCGAGGATACCGGCCGAGCGATCGACAATGGTCGCCAGGTCCTCGACGCTGTAGAACTCCAGGCGCTGGACGATGCCGAAGCGGTCGCGCAGCGGGTTGGTCAGCATGCCGGCCCGGGTGGTGGCCCCCACCAGGGTGAACGGAGGCAGATCCAGCTTGATGGAGCGGGCCGCCGGCCCCTCACCGATCATGATGTCGAGCTGGAAGTCCTCCATGGCCGGATACAACACTTCCTCGACGATGGGCGACAGGCGATGGATTTCATCGACGAACAGCACGTCGCCCGGCTCGAGATTGGTCAGCAGCGCCGCCAGATCACCGGGACGCTCCAGCACCGGACCGGAGGTGCTCTTGATGGACACCCCCATTTCCTGGGCGATGATATTGGCCAAGGTGGTCTTGCCCAAACCGGGCGGGCCGAAGATCAGGGTGTGATCGAGGGCCTCGGCACGGCCTTTGGCCGCCTGAATGAACAGTTCCATCTGCTCGCGGACACTCGGCTGACCAATGTACTCGGCCAGCTTCAACGGGCGAATGGCACGATCCACCTGTTCGTCGCGGTCACGCGGGGTGGCGGTAATCAGGCGGTCGGCTTCTATCATCTGCGATTCTGTCTCGGGATTGGGTTGAGGGGTCACTGCGATCGTCGCGTCAGGCCGTGAACGGGCCACACTGTACGCCGGCAAGCGGCAAATCAAGCGGCACCGCTAAGCGGCCGACGAACCCCCACTGCCGTTCTGCGCGACCAGGGGCGCCGACTAGATCATGCCCTTGAGGGCACGGCGGATCATATCTTCACTGCTCAGCCCCTCTTCCTTGACGGCCGAGACCGCGCGACTGGCCTCCTGCGGCTTGTAGCCGAGGGAAATCAGTGCGCTGACCGCATCATTCTCCGCGCTTGAGACTGCGCCGATGCCCTGAGGTTCCACCACCAGGGTCGCCATGCCCGGCACGGCCTCCCAGGCCTTGAAGCGCCCCTTCAATTCCACCAGCAGGCGCTCCGCGGTTTTCTTGCCGACGCCCGGCACCCTGACCAGGGCCGAGGTGTCCTGGGCCTGCACGCAGCGCACCAGCTCATCGACCTCCAGGCCGGACATCAAGGCCAGGGCCAGCTTCGGGCCGACCCCGTTGAGGCGGATCAGCTCGCGAAACAGCTCGCGCTCGCGCTTCTCGAAGAAGCCGTAGAGCAGGTGGGCGTCCTCGCGCACCACCAGGTGGGTGTGCAGGGTCAGCGACTCCCCCACCGCGGGCAGACGGTACAGCGTGGTCATGGGCACCTCCAGCTCGTAGCCCAGGCCATTCACATCCACAATCACGTGCGGCGGCTGTTTCTCCGCCAAGGTGCCGCGCAAACGTCCGATCACCACTGTTTTCCTTGAGTAACGTTACAAACGAAGACGCCCACCGCGCCGCTTGGCCCCGGACAGGCCGTGGGGGATCAGGCTCTGCCGATGATGGGCATGGCACAGGGCGATGGCCAGGGCGTCCGAGGCATCTATCTGCGGCTTCTGCACCAGTTTGAGCAGGTGCATGACCATCATCTGCACCTGCTCCTTGTCCGCCCCGCCGCTGCCGGCAATCGCCTGCTTGACCTGGGTGGCGGTGTACTCGGCCACCTCCAGCCCGGCCTCGACACCGGCAAGGATCGCCGCGCCCCTTGCCTGACCGAGCTTCAGCGCGGAGTCGGCATTGCGCGCCATGAACACCTGCTCGATCCCCATGGTCACCGGACCGTAACTCTCGATCACCTCGCGCACCCCGCGAAACACGATCTGCAAGCGCTCGGGCAAGGCTCCGCTGCCGGTGCGGATACAACCGGAGGCGACATATTCGCAACTGCGCCCGGTGTCGCGCACCACCCCGTAGCCGGTGATGCGCGAGCCGGGATCGATGCCGAGGATCAGGGTCATGACCGGTCTTCCATCCAGGCTGCCGAGACTTGCCGACAACCCTACTGTTTATTTATCCAGCTAGCGAGTATAGGGACTGACCCGCGCCCAGTCACCCGACCAACGCCCATAAAAAAGCCGGAAGCACTCGGGCACGCCTCACCCGATAGCTTCCGGCCCCTCAGCCCCGACTCGATCAGCCAAGCTGCTCCATGATCTCGTCGGGAATCTCGGCGTTGTGGTAGACGTTCTGCACGTCGTCGAGGTCTTCCAGCATGTCGATCAGCTTGATGACCTTCTGCGCGGTTTCCAGGTCCTCGATGGGCGCACCTATCGAGGGAATCATGGCGATCTCGGACTCGTCGCCCTTGAAACCGGCTTCGCCCAATGCCTCGTTGACCGCATGAAAGTCGCTGAAGGGGGTGTAGACCTCGACCGAACCGTCCTCACCGCTGACCACATCGTCGGCGCCGGCCTCCAGGGCGGCCTCCATCAGGGCGTCTTCGTCGACGCCCGGGGCGTAGCTGATATGGCCCTTGCGTTCGAACATGTAGGC
The genomic region above belongs to Pseudomonas benzenivorans and contains:
- the ruvB gene encoding Holliday junction branch migration DNA helicase RuvB, with amino-acid sequence MIEADRLITATPRDRDEQVDRAIRPLKLAEYIGQPSVREQMELFIQAAKGRAEALDHTLIFGPPGLGKTTLANIIAQEMGVSIKSTSGPVLERPGDLAALLTNLEPGDVLFVDEIHRLSPIVEEVLYPAMEDFQLDIMIGEGPAARSIKLDLPPFTLVGATTRAGMLTNPLRDRFGIVQRLEFYSVEDLATIVDRSAGILGLPIEAQGAFEIARRARGTPRIANRLLRRVRDFAEVRGKGEITRQIADLALNLLDVDERGFDHQDRRLLLTMIEKFDGGPVGVDSLAAAISEERHTIEDVLEPYLIQQGYMMRTPRGRVVTRHAYLHFGLNTPKRMGEAPVADLFEDGGP
- the ruvA gene encoding Holliday junction branch migration protein RuvA → MIGRLRGTLAEKQPPHVIVDVNGLGYELEVPMTTLYRLPAVGESLTLHTHLVVREDAHLLYGFFEKRERELFRELIRLNGVGPKLALALMSGLEVDELVRCVQAQDTSALVRVPGVGKKTAERLLVELKGRFKAWEAVPGMATLVVEPQGIGAVSSAENDAVSALISLGYKPQEASRAVSAVKEEGLSSEDMIRRALKGMI
- the ruvC gene encoding crossover junction endodeoxyribonuclease RuvC produces the protein MTLILGIDPGSRITGYGVVRDTGRSCEYVASGCIRTGSGALPERLQIVFRGVREVIESYGPVTMGIEQVFMARNADSALKLGQARGAAILAGVEAGLEVAEYTATQVKQAIAGSGGADKEQVQMMVMHLLKLVQKPQIDASDALAIALCHAHHRQSLIPHGLSGAKRRGGRLRL